In Hamadaea flava, a genomic segment contains:
- a CDS encoding helix-turn-helix domain-containing protein, translating into MSAEVLATPDQKAHDSFTTFLRACEALGASLAVYRTAADLSRQQLAQRMRKSVSTIRRAETGQSLLTIDFWRTADHLLTTGGRLAAAWPHVAELKRIADLNRSASVAAHEIALGCLNPRDCLCFVAVAHWTQREVRALRLALRMGFYDWASAMQTDVEVVLGWESPRGPLPRLEEQLQLDELLERIALGGRARFRLLLAGPGQPPPPATN; encoded by the coding sequence GTGTCCGCCGAAGTGCTGGCCACGCCGGACCAAAAAGCCCACGACAGCTTCACCACCTTCCTGCGGGCGTGCGAGGCGCTGGGGGCAAGCCTTGCGGTGTATCGCACCGCGGCAGACCTTTCTCGCCAGCAACTGGCGCAGCGGATGCGCAAGAGCGTGTCCACGATCCGCCGGGCGGAGACCGGCCAGAGCCTTCTGACGATCGACTTCTGGCGCACCGCCGATCACCTGCTGACCACCGGCGGGAGGCTGGCGGCGGCCTGGCCGCACGTCGCCGAACTCAAACGCATCGCCGACCTCAACCGGTCCGCGAGCGTCGCCGCCCACGAGATCGCCCTCGGCTGCCTGAACCCCCGTGACTGCCTGTGCTTCGTCGCGGTGGCGCACTGGACGCAACGAGAGGTCCGGGCGCTGCGGCTGGCACTGCGAATGGGGTTCTACGACTGGGCGTCCGCGATGCAGACCGATGTGGAAGTGGTGCTGGGCTGGGAAAGCCCACGCGGCCCGCTTCCGCGCCTGGAGGAACAGCTCCAGCTCGACGAACTCCTCGAACGAATCGCCCTCGGTGGGCGCGCCCGCTTCCGCCTGCTACTTGCCGGACCCGGCCAGCCGCCACCGCCCGCCACGAACTGA
- a CDS encoding AbiTii domain-containing protein, whose protein sequence is MTKEPDLLAEITRGAADDRVPMASLLRKCIALGGATGSAELRDWASDEATGYRDETKLPEYRIVHAPILIDGQTAWHKIEGQQISSWQLPEFARDHITNEVPLARGVGELEALLRNADRNGETFVRLQPPGAADLVTYMNHQQGGGIERIYWSVSTAQIAGTLDLIRTTLVRLASEMRSTRPAGTTVPSKEAAAEAVSVVLHGGKRNIVNINTAQATDGGNATVTVTPPAESKESGWSKAATIWTVIGVVVAVVTGYFTYRQWRG, encoded by the coding sequence GTGACCAAGGAGCCGGATCTTCTTGCCGAGATCACGCGGGGTGCCGCTGACGATCGCGTCCCGATGGCGTCGCTGCTTCGCAAATGCATCGCGCTCGGTGGTGCCACTGGCAGCGCCGAGCTGCGGGACTGGGCCAGCGACGAGGCCACAGGATATCGGGACGAAACCAAGCTCCCCGAGTATCGGATCGTCCACGCGCCCATCCTCATCGATGGTCAGACGGCGTGGCACAAGATCGAAGGTCAGCAGATCAGCAGTTGGCAGCTTCCGGAATTCGCTCGCGACCACATCACCAACGAGGTGCCGCTTGCGCGTGGTGTGGGCGAGCTCGAAGCTTTACTGCGCAACGCCGATCGCAACGGCGAAACGTTCGTGCGCCTCCAGCCGCCCGGGGCCGCCGATCTGGTGACGTATATGAACCACCAGCAAGGCGGCGGGATTGAGCGCATCTACTGGAGCGTGAGTACCGCCCAGATCGCGGGCACGCTCGACCTGATACGCACCACCCTCGTCCGGTTAGCCAGCGAGATGCGCTCGACGCGGCCGGCGGGCACTACCGTTCCCTCCAAGGAGGCAGCCGCCGAAGCCGTCAGCGTCGTCCTGCACGGCGGCAAGCGAAACATCGTCAACATCAACACCGCGCAAGCCACGGACGGCGGCAATGCCACCGTCACCGTCACACCGCCCGCAGAATCCAAAGAATCCGGATGGTCCAAGGCTGCGACCATCTGGACCGTGATCGGTGTCGTGGTGGCCGTGGTAACTGGGTACTTCACTTACCGTCAATGGCGCGGCTGA
- a CDS encoding sigma-70 family RNA polymerase sigma factor: protein MPIRHGPPARPRPDTTWAAQRRDTDTGTLDPAPTPDDEHTWPFYPLEQIDWLSRRLGWPTVPDAVLDPSAPLPDPADDPGEGGLSVPYVMAVIGPKTAPADLVDRVWSYVISATRAHRGLWNLYALGLARRGLLKQANKLTPAKPPTVKASVQHVLAAEMVIELHRTEPDQTGRDVFGFDLAKPYVFARLRDHCVYMVTTRRWNRHNRDRRNLDLATFELLHEILPDGNTHSRRHDEPGRADAYSVLARLVTETARQRPGQRLAQVDAKLIALTHIVGYSLAEAAAVLGLTEPAARMRQHRAIKLVADRLAHERADNVAAQHD, encoded by the coding sequence GTGCCGATCCGCCACGGGCCACCCGCCCGCCCCCGCCCGGACACGACCTGGGCCGCACAACGCCGGGACACCGACACCGGCACGCTCGACCCTGCGCCCACACCGGACGACGAGCACACCTGGCCGTTCTACCCCCTGGAGCAGATCGACTGGCTCTCGCGCCGCCTCGGCTGGCCCACCGTGCCGGACGCCGTCCTCGACCCGAGCGCGCCGCTGCCTGACCCCGCCGACGACCCCGGCGAAGGCGGGCTCAGCGTCCCGTACGTCATGGCGGTCATCGGCCCGAAGACCGCCCCGGCCGACCTCGTCGATCGGGTGTGGAGCTACGTCATCTCGGCCACCCGAGCCCACCGCGGACTGTGGAACCTCTACGCCCTCGGGCTGGCCCGCCGGGGCCTGCTCAAACAGGCCAACAAGCTCACCCCGGCCAAGCCGCCCACGGTCAAAGCCAGCGTGCAACACGTCCTCGCCGCCGAGATGGTCATCGAACTGCACCGCACCGAACCCGACCAGACCGGCCGGGACGTGTTCGGGTTCGACCTGGCCAAGCCGTACGTGTTCGCCCGGCTGCGTGATCACTGCGTCTACATGGTGACCACCCGGCGGTGGAACCGGCACAACCGCGACCGGCGCAACCTCGACCTGGCCACATTCGAGCTGCTGCACGAGATCCTGCCTGACGGCAACACCCACAGCCGCCGCCACGATGAGCCCGGCCGCGCCGACGCCTACTCGGTCCTCGCCCGGCTGGTCACCGAAACGGCACGGCAGCGCCCTGGGCAGCGCCTGGCCCAGGTCGACGCGAAGCTCATCGCCTTGACCCACATCGTCGGCTACTCGCTTGCCGAGGCCGCCGCCGTGCTGGGACTCACCGAACCGGCCGCGCGGATGCGCCAGCATCGGGCGATCAAGCTCGTCGCCGACCGGTTGGCCCATGAACGGGCCGACAACGTTGCGGCACAACATGACTAG
- a CDS encoding type IV secretory system conjugative DNA transfer family protein yields MLGPTGTGKSTLLLNYTMSEVRAGRGVAVFDPKGDLTRDLLDRLPPEAAERLVLIDPDETQAPAALNLLQLAEDPYDTADQLVGVMAKVWASTWGPRTDDLARHALLTLMRLPGASLADLPTLLANPRLRQAALRRADDRDDDGWGVDLHAFWSWWDSQSPALAAQQLGPLLSKLRAVLSRRFAAGLFGVPRSTFRLEEILNGGILLVRLPKAMGDDTVRLTGSLLLAALLHTAGRRAAVREAERLDASLIVDECHQFVNLPIGLDDALAETRALRLSMLLAHQHLGQLSKPVRDAIDANARSKVYFALAPADADALVHHVKPYFAADDLIHRDAYGMVCRLVIRGRNAEPFTLRARPAPPVWPGRAELLRAAARNRGLPLDERRKLADARRLGPAVQRARRTQQPDELDLLDADRSADSGPILPPGGTR; encoded by the coding sequence GTGCTCGGGCCGACCGGCACCGGCAAATCCACGCTGCTGCTCAACTACACGATGAGCGAGGTTCGGGCCGGGCGCGGCGTGGCCGTGTTCGACCCGAAAGGCGATCTCACCAGGGATCTGCTCGACCGGCTCCCACCCGAAGCCGCCGAGCGTCTGGTGCTCATTGATCCGGACGAGACGCAGGCGCCGGCCGCGCTGAACCTGCTCCAGCTCGCCGAGGACCCGTATGACACCGCCGATCAGCTCGTCGGGGTCATGGCCAAAGTGTGGGCGAGCACATGGGGGCCACGCACCGACGACCTGGCCCGCCACGCCCTGCTCACGCTGATGCGGCTACCGGGGGCGAGCCTGGCCGACCTGCCGACCCTCCTCGCGAACCCGCGCCTGCGGCAGGCGGCTCTACGGCGAGCTGACGACCGCGACGACGACGGCTGGGGCGTGGACCTGCACGCCTTCTGGTCCTGGTGGGACTCCCAATCGCCCGCGTTGGCCGCGCAACAGCTCGGGCCGCTGCTGTCCAAGCTCCGCGCGGTGCTGTCACGGCGGTTCGCCGCTGGACTGTTCGGCGTACCGCGTTCCACTTTCCGACTGGAGGAGATCCTCAATGGCGGCATCCTGCTCGTCCGGCTGCCCAAGGCCATGGGCGATGACACCGTCCGGCTCACCGGGTCGCTGCTCCTGGCGGCGTTACTGCACACCGCCGGACGCCGCGCCGCCGTGCGCGAAGCCGAACGGCTCGACGCGTCGCTGATCGTGGACGAATGCCACCAGTTCGTCAACCTGCCGATCGGGCTCGATGACGCACTCGCCGAAACCAGGGCGCTGCGGCTGTCGATGCTTCTCGCGCATCAGCACCTCGGCCAGTTGTCCAAGCCGGTCCGTGACGCGATCGACGCCAATGCCAGGTCGAAGGTGTACTTCGCCCTCGCCCCGGCCGATGCCGACGCGCTCGTGCACCACGTCAAGCCGTACTTCGCCGCCGACGACCTGATCCACCGCGACGCCTACGGCATGGTCTGTCGCCTGGTGATCCGGGGCCGCAACGCCGAGCCGTTCACCCTCCGCGCCCGGCCCGCACCGCCGGTGTGGCCCGGCCGCGCCGAGCTGCTACGAGCCGCCGCCCGCAACCGCGGACTGCCGCTCGACGAACGGCGCAAGCTCGCCGACGCCCGCCGTCTCGGCCCGGCTGTCCAACGAGCCCGCCGCACCCAACAGCCTGATGAGCTGGATCTGTTGGACGCCGACAGGTCCGCTGACAGCGGGCCGATCCTGCCGCCGGGAGGAACCCGGTGA
- a CDS encoding replication-relaxation family protein — protein sequence MTYPDIYNQIRALRAAPRGGANIADELRRLMPRDRWLIDLLGQHRVFTTEQINTLAFDNLHTARNRLVLLNSRGILARFRNAIRPGSEQWRWTLDLLGEVYLASRDDQNPPHFTTVRNKINKLSVNPQLNHRLAVNGLFVELIGHARTTPGAALTAWRSAKDSLAITGDLVRPDGFGDWTEHGRRITFWLEQDQGTESTRRILAKLDSYDAFTRASGRRDAVLFRMSGPRAEASFRARLAEHPAVAGGRLLVATTGGNQGHPAAAIWQPATSGQRVRLAELADHLPT from the coding sequence ATGACCTACCCAGATATCTACAACCAGATCCGAGCCTTGCGGGCCGCCCCGCGCGGCGGGGCGAACATCGCCGACGAACTGCGTCGCCTCATGCCCCGCGACCGGTGGCTGATCGACCTGCTTGGCCAGCACCGCGTCTTCACAACCGAACAGATCAACACCCTCGCGTTCGACAACCTGCACACCGCCCGCAACCGCCTCGTCCTGCTCAACTCCCGAGGCATCCTGGCCCGGTTCCGCAACGCGATCCGGCCCGGCAGCGAGCAATGGCGCTGGACCCTTGACCTGCTCGGCGAGGTCTACCTCGCCAGCCGCGACGACCAGAACCCGCCCCACTTCACCACCGTTCGAAACAAGATCAACAAACTGTCGGTCAATCCGCAGCTCAACCACCGCCTCGCCGTCAACGGTCTGTTCGTCGAGCTGATCGGTCACGCCCGCACCACTCCCGGCGCGGCCCTGACCGCCTGGCGGTCGGCCAAAGACTCCTTGGCGATCACCGGCGACTTGGTCCGCCCGGACGGCTTCGGCGACTGGACCGAGCACGGCCGGCGGATCACCTTCTGGCTGGAGCAGGACCAGGGCACCGAGTCCACACGCCGCATCCTGGCCAAACTCGACAGCTACGACGCGTTCACCCGCGCCTCCGGCCGCCGCGACGCGGTCCTGTTCCGGATGTCCGGCCCCCGCGCCGAGGCATCGTTTCGCGCCCGGCTCGCCGAACACCCCGCCGTCGCGGGCGGACGGCTGCTCGTGGCCACCACAGGCGGCAACCAGGGCCACCCGGCCGCCGCGATCTGGCAGCCCGCCACCAGTGGGCAGCGAGTCCGGCTCGCCGAACTCGCCGACCACCTCCCGACCTGA
- a CDS encoding AlbA family DNA-binding domain-containing protein has product MPALRNARLEQLLGGQINDNLTYGQIKALIPNVGEAPDLDFKRDLYDTKDSGRKSMCSDVAALANANGGVLILGMDEDSQGRAHTDTGVSIADSEKSRIWQTVLDVVRPKPQFGVIAVEDPDRPGTGFLIIWVAPSADPPHALVMPNKSLLYPRRIGTRTVHLSETEVAEGYRARFAGLADRLGHAKQIEKDFAPSIDPSRVFVVVTLVPDIPGAFSIDTATFRAFEQSILTRRPLAFGIPVVRGFTRATVRHRRLVGVSSWQPGKPYQGAACELHHNGNGVYAAEVESHARDLSDTPSLVDSQQLVLNIGAALRHLALHARDRTSAGGMANLRATIIGGPRPGLALVSNLSYQNEQVGTHVATAQPEADALADIDELCEAKAGHVTATYRLASGLFQEFGRPEAPLLTPSGDIRLPYWGRDEQRMISAWAAESGVGTVATEIN; this is encoded by the coding sequence ATGCCAGCACTGAGGAATGCCAGGCTCGAACAACTCCTGGGCGGCCAGATCAATGACAACCTCACCTACGGTCAGATCAAAGCGCTGATCCCCAACGTTGGCGAGGCTCCCGACTTGGACTTCAAGCGCGATCTGTACGACACGAAGGACAGCGGTCGCAAGTCGATGTGCAGCGACGTCGCGGCGCTCGCCAACGCCAACGGTGGGGTTCTGATCCTTGGCATGGACGAGGACTCGCAGGGCCGGGCCCACACGGACACGGGTGTTTCGATCGCCGATAGCGAGAAGAGCCGAATCTGGCAGACCGTACTCGATGTCGTCCGTCCAAAGCCCCAGTTCGGGGTCATAGCCGTAGAAGACCCCGACAGACCTGGAACCGGCTTCCTGATCATTTGGGTCGCGCCCAGCGCCGACCCACCGCACGCCCTCGTCATGCCGAACAAGTCGTTGCTGTACCCGCGCCGAATCGGCACCAGGACCGTTCATCTTTCGGAGACCGAAGTGGCGGAGGGCTATCGGGCACGGTTCGCCGGACTGGCTGACCGACTCGGGCACGCGAAACAGATCGAGAAAGACTTCGCGCCCAGCATCGACCCCAGCAGAGTGTTCGTCGTCGTGACACTCGTGCCCGACATCCCCGGCGCGTTCTCGATCGACACGGCCACGTTCCGTGCGTTCGAGCAGAGCATCCTCACAAGAAGGCCATTGGCGTTTGGTATCCCTGTTGTCCGCGGGTTCACCCGCGCCACAGTGCGCCACCGGCGGCTCGTCGGAGTCTCATCGTGGCAGCCAGGCAAGCCATACCAGGGTGCCGCCTGCGAACTTCATCACAACGGAAACGGCGTCTACGCCGCCGAAGTCGAGTCACATGCGCGTGACCTGTCAGATACGCCTTCGCTGGTCGACAGCCAGCAACTGGTCCTGAACATTGGCGCCGCGTTGCGACACCTGGCGCTGCATGCACGTGACCGGACCAGCGCCGGGGGCATGGCGAATCTTCGCGCCACGATCATCGGTGGCCCGCGCCCTGGCTTGGCGCTCGTCTCGAACCTCAGCTATCAGAACGAGCAGGTCGGCACCCACGTAGCAACAGCCCAACCGGAAGCCGACGCTCTAGCGGACATCGACGAACTTTGTGAAGCCAAGGCTGGCCACGTAACGGCAACCTATCGGCTCGCGAGCGGTCTGTTTCAAGAATTCGGCAGGCCGGAAGCTCCGCTCCTAACGCCGAGCGGAGACATCCGACTGCCTTACTGGGGTCGCGACGAACAGCGCATGATCTCAGCGTGGGCAGCGGAGTCCGGGGTCGGAACCGTTGCTACTGAGATCAACTAA
- a CDS encoding recombinase family protein, translated as MVRRATRRRVWESKSDLLAGGDLVSALTYERASQDKKEQGKSVTDQRKLNLAEVSRHGWRHGKSFWDNDRSASRHATKDRPEFEKLMERIRTGTDDVLVVWEISRKERDLGVYVQIRDLCYEVGLYFWLVGGQLFDLRDRNDRMFLGFQAVQAEFQSDYIRDNVKRGIDGAAAAGRPHGKLTYGYERIHDSRTKAFLRQQPDETPHTAVGKGGTSETFTKAGIVREIFEKIAQGVPLIRIENDLNDRGIPASQGGVWRRGIVRKIALNPAYIGKRVLRGEVVGDGLWKGLVSEELYWSVRNMLENPERTTWKPARARYLLSYMVKCGVCDGPLQCTNVNRHGWTGQVYSCMLRRCAAVKKEYLDEFVERIVVAYCALPQTAEQLHRRFDDQGVAEARAEAERLRNELEDWRRLAEEGDVTAVSFARAEKGLSKKIAAAEVEAKEAGVPPVLRGMIGPHAEQHWLELGDDVARKREIINEVLELKLLPVGKGTRTFGPHRVWRRWKLADDDAQLPELTEQAAQPVAAALQAAKPRPAAKSKVNRQAVSQDETRST; from the coding sequence ATGGTACGACGTGCGACGCGGCGGCGGGTATGGGAATCCAAATCGGACCTCCTCGCTGGCGGGGATCTGGTTTCGGCGCTGACTTACGAGCGGGCCAGCCAGGACAAGAAGGAGCAGGGCAAGTCGGTCACGGATCAGCGCAAGCTGAACCTTGCCGAGGTGTCCCGGCACGGGTGGCGGCACGGGAAGTCGTTCTGGGACAACGACCGGTCGGCGTCGCGGCACGCGACCAAGGACCGACCCGAGTTCGAGAAGCTGATGGAGCGCATCCGCACCGGCACCGATGACGTGCTGGTGGTGTGGGAGATCTCCCGCAAGGAGCGGGACCTTGGCGTCTACGTGCAGATCCGGGATCTGTGCTACGAGGTGGGGCTGTACTTCTGGCTGGTGGGCGGGCAGTTGTTCGACCTGCGCGACCGCAACGACCGCATGTTCCTGGGGTTTCAGGCGGTGCAGGCGGAGTTCCAGTCCGACTACATCCGCGACAACGTCAAGCGCGGTATCGACGGCGCGGCGGCGGCCGGTCGCCCGCACGGCAAGCTCACCTACGGCTACGAGCGCATCCACGACTCGCGGACGAAGGCGTTCCTGCGCCAGCAGCCCGACGAGACGCCGCACACGGCGGTCGGCAAGGGCGGCACCTCGGAGACCTTCACGAAGGCCGGCATCGTGCGGGAGATCTTCGAGAAGATCGCCCAGGGCGTGCCGTTGATCCGGATCGAGAACGACTTGAACGACCGGGGTATCCCCGCCTCGCAGGGTGGCGTGTGGCGGCGCGGCATCGTGCGGAAGATCGCCTTGAACCCGGCGTACATCGGCAAGCGGGTGTTGCGCGGCGAAGTGGTCGGTGACGGGCTGTGGAAGGGTCTGGTGAGCGAGGAGCTGTACTGGTCGGTGCGCAACATGCTGGAGAACCCCGAGCGCACGACGTGGAAGCCCGCCCGTGCCCGCTATCTGCTGTCCTACATGGTCAAGTGCGGGGTTTGCGACGGGCCGCTGCAATGCACCAATGTCAACCGGCACGGCTGGACCGGGCAGGTGTACTCGTGCATGCTGCGCCGGTGCGCGGCGGTGAAGAAGGAGTACCTGGACGAGTTCGTCGAGAGGATCGTGGTGGCCTACTGCGCCCTGCCGCAGACGGCAGAGCAGTTGCACCGCAGGTTCGACGATCAGGGTGTGGCCGAAGCCCGCGCCGAGGCCGAGCGACTGCGCAACGAACTGGAGGACTGGCGCAGGCTGGCAGAGGAGGGCGACGTGACGGCGGTGTCGTTTGCCCGCGCCGAGAAAGGGCTGTCGAAGAAGATCGCCGCAGCCGAGGTCGAAGCGAAAGAGGCGGGCGTGCCGCCGGTGCTGCGCGGGATGATCGGCCCGCACGCCGAGCAGCACTGGTTGGAACTCGGCGATGACGTGGCCCGCAAGCGGGAGATCATCAACGAGGTCCTCGAATTGAAGCTGCTCCCGGTCGGGAAGGGCACGCGCACGTTCGGCCCGCATCGGGTGTGGCGGCGGTGGAAGCTGGCCGACGACGATGCGCAACTGCCGGAGCTGACCGAGCAGGCGGCGCAGCCGGTTGCGGCAGCGTTGCAGGCGGCCAAGCCGCGCCCAGCAGCGAAGTCGAAGGTGAACCGTCAAGCGGTGAGCCAGGACGAAACTCGGTCGACTTGA
- a CDS encoding SigE family RNA polymerase sigma factor, which translates to MNKSDEIEFRAFVRARMDRWRRAAYLLCHDWHLADDLTAVVIGKLYQNWRRVAAANNPDAYAQRMLTHSWLDERRRPWRREHPTDSPPEPSGAYAEPADSGDVIELLAGLAPKQRAVIVLRFYFGQSVEETAELLGISAGTPKGR; encoded by the coding sequence GTGAACAAGTCCGACGAGATCGAGTTCCGCGCCTTCGTGCGGGCCCGGATGGACCGGTGGCGGCGTGCGGCGTACCTGCTCTGTCACGACTGGCATCTCGCCGACGACCTCACGGCGGTCGTGATCGGCAAGCTCTACCAGAACTGGCGGCGGGTGGCCGCGGCCAACAACCCCGACGCGTACGCGCAGCGCATGCTCACGCATTCCTGGCTCGACGAGCGGCGGCGGCCCTGGCGGCGAGAACATCCGACCGATTCGCCACCCGAACCGAGTGGCGCGTACGCCGAACCGGCCGACTCCGGCGACGTCATCGAACTGCTCGCAGGGCTGGCGCCGAAGCAGCGCGCCGTGATCGTCCTGCGCTTCTACTTCGGCCAGTCGGTCGAGGAGACCGCGGAGCTGCTCGGGATCTCCGCGGGAACTCCCAAGGGTCGATAA
- a CDS encoding GlxA family transcriptional regulator produces MDTLLVPGAIDAAASGSTARVDADVVAWIARVAPQARRVVSVCVGAHLLAAAGLLDGKTATAHWSTAAQLAADHPEITVDPDPIFVRCGSVWTGAGISACMDLALALVAEDLGEGVALTVARQLVMYLKRQGGQSQFSVPLSRPPGTRRDIDELRMFIVDHLDGDLSATTLAARMCLSERHFARVFRRETGTTPGAYVEAVRVEAARRLLESTDQPLAQVATACGLGSVETLHRALRKQIGTTPAAYRRRFRLTA; encoded by the coding sequence GTGGACACGTTGCTGGTCCCCGGGGCGATCGACGCGGCCGCCAGTGGATCGACGGCGCGGGTGGACGCGGACGTGGTCGCGTGGATCGCTCGCGTCGCGCCGCAGGCTCGACGCGTCGTGTCGGTATGCGTCGGCGCGCACCTGCTCGCCGCGGCCGGACTGTTGGACGGCAAGACCGCGACCGCGCACTGGTCGACGGCGGCGCAGCTGGCGGCCGACCACCCTGAGATCACCGTGGACCCCGACCCGATCTTCGTCCGCTGTGGCAGCGTCTGGACCGGCGCCGGGATCAGCGCCTGCATGGATCTCGCGCTGGCGCTGGTCGCCGAGGATCTGGGGGAGGGGGTCGCCCTGACGGTGGCCCGGCAGTTGGTCATGTATCTCAAGCGGCAGGGCGGCCAGAGCCAGTTCTCGGTTCCGCTGAGCCGACCGCCCGGGACCCGCCGCGACATCGACGAGCTGCGGATGTTCATCGTCGACCACTTGGACGGCGACCTGTCCGCCACCACCCTCGCGGCCCGGATGTGCCTGAGCGAGCGCCACTTCGCGCGGGTCTTCCGCCGCGAGACCGGGACCACGCCGGGCGCCTATGTCGAGGCCGTCCGGGTGGAAGCGGCCCGCCGCCTCCTCGAGAGCACCGACCAGCCCTTGGCGCAGGTCGCCACCGCATGCGGGCTCGGCTCGGTGGAAACCCTCCATCGCGCCCTGCGCAAGCAGATCGGCACGACGCCGGCGGCCTACCGCCGACGATTCCGCCTGACCGCCTGA
- a CDS encoding MFS transporter, with translation MVFPQSLSTLRERPYRLLWTARGVSALGNAMIPVTVVFAILRSGGSALDVGLVLTCQAVGQVAMLPVGGVWADRLSRKLVLMATDAIQAICYGLLAVLTFLQYVAVWQFAVTYTIAGMASAFFTPASRAVIPEVVRAEQLQPANALLGLTDSTTKVVGPALAALLLAISSPGTAILVNAVSFLLSFVLLARMRPHRQPQRSERQNFLADLRDGWRAVAQRRWYLANLLTWGVWNFAIAFFFVLGPVVMQDGNGGATAWSAIMVTGSVGSIVGGLAALHYRPRRPLVTANAVAVLGAGPLALLARPAPVYAIAIAVAVAFAMTSLVNEVLATTQQQLFPEELLARVSSLDWMISMLAMPAGYAAAAPVAELLGMRTTLLVAAVLIGTPCLLLNLLPGVRSVQRFPDGTIGIAAFANR, from the coding sequence ATGGTCTTTCCGCAATCATTGAGTACGCTGCGCGAGCGCCCGTATCGGCTGCTGTGGACCGCGCGCGGCGTCTCCGCGCTGGGCAACGCGATGATCCCGGTGACCGTGGTCTTCGCCATCCTTCGCTCCGGTGGCAGCGCCCTCGACGTCGGCCTCGTGCTGACCTGCCAAGCCGTCGGCCAGGTGGCGATGCTGCCGGTGGGCGGAGTCTGGGCCGACCGGCTGTCCCGCAAGCTCGTGCTGATGGCGACCGACGCCATCCAAGCCATCTGTTACGGCCTGCTCGCCGTGCTGACCTTCCTGCAGTACGTGGCGGTGTGGCAGTTCGCCGTCACCTACACGATCGCCGGGATGGCTTCCGCATTCTTCACCCCGGCGTCCCGGGCCGTCATCCCCGAAGTGGTCCGCGCGGAGCAACTGCAACCGGCGAATGCCCTGCTGGGTCTGACGGACAGCACCACCAAGGTGGTCGGCCCGGCGCTTGCCGCCCTGTTGTTGGCGATCTCCAGCCCCGGCACGGCGATCCTCGTCAACGCCGTCAGCTTCCTGCTGAGCTTCGTGCTGCTCGCCCGGATGCGCCCGCACCGGCAGCCGCAGCGCTCCGAGCGACAGAACTTCCTGGCAGATCTGCGCGACGGCTGGCGGGCGGTGGCCCAGCGCCGCTGGTACCTGGCCAACCTGCTCACCTGGGGTGTGTGGAACTTCGCGATCGCGTTCTTCTTCGTCCTGGGCCCGGTCGTGATGCAGGACGGCAACGGCGGAGCCACCGCCTGGAGCGCGATCATGGTCACCGGCTCGGTCGGCTCGATCGTCGGCGGGCTGGCAGCCTTGCACTACCGGCCCCGTCGTCCACTCGTCACCGCGAACGCGGTCGCCGTGCTCGGTGCCGGCCCGCTGGCCCTGCTGGCTCGGCCCGCCCCGGTCTACGCCATCGCGATCGCCGTGGCAGTGGCCTTCGCGATGACGTCGCTGGTCAACGAGGTTCTGGCGACCACACAGCAGCAGTTGTTCCCCGAGGAGTTGCTGGCCAGGGTCAGCTCGCTGGACTGGATGATCTCGATGCTCGCCATGCCCGCCGGCTACGCCGCTGCGGCGCCAGTCGCCGAACTGCTCGGTATGCGTACGACCCTGCTGGTCGCAGCGGTGCTCATCGGCACTCCGTGCCTGCTGCTGAACTTGCTGCCGGGGGTCCGTTCGGTCCAGCGTTTCCCCGACGGCACCATCGGCATCGCCGCATTCGCGAACCGTTGA
- a CDS encoding MarR family winged helix-turn-helix transcriptional regulator produces the protein MHDQVVPSATVPSRIRDRVTWLISRNYERSRGLLNDGFAADGAGLRSYHYRLLAALEEWGPVGQADLGRATGVDRSDVVAVLGDLEQLGLVERTVNPSNRRRNIVSITAAGDARLRELDHVIDEVQERVLAPLSADERSQLMRLLRKLTDAG, from the coding sequence GTGCACGACCAGGTAGTGCCGTCAGCGACTGTCCCGTCCCGAATCCGTGATCGGGTGACCTGGCTGATCAGCCGGAATTACGAGCGTTCCCGGGGCCTGCTGAACGACGGCTTCGCGGCGGACGGCGCCGGGCTTCGCAGCTACCACTACCGCCTGCTCGCCGCGTTGGAGGAATGGGGGCCAGTCGGTCAGGCCGATCTCGGGCGGGCGACCGGCGTCGACCGCAGCGACGTCGTCGCCGTGCTGGGCGACCTGGAGCAACTCGGGCTGGTCGAGCGCACGGTCAACCCGAGCAACCGGCGACGCAACATCGTCTCGATCACAGCCGCCGGTGACGCCCGGCTCCGCGAACTCGACCACGTCATCGACGAAGTCCAAGAACGGGTGCTTGCACCGCTGTCGGCGGACGAACGTAGCCAGCTGATGCGGCTCTTGCGAAAGCTCACCGACGCCGGCTGA